Proteins co-encoded in one Spirosoma endbachense genomic window:
- a CDS encoding DUF4920 domain-containing protein, producing MKKLFIVSLLVGASFGAFAQSELSYHGKKITEKGAIPATELTTKMNGKDKMPAKVEGTVESVCKVKGCWMKVKTGDGQFMRVTFKDYGFFVPKDIVGKTVVVAGTAESTTTPVDELRHYAEDAGKSKEEIAKITEPEKALTFVADGVIVKK from the coding sequence ATGAAAAAACTGTTCATTGTCAGTTTGCTCGTGGGAGCCTCTTTCGGCGCCTTTGCTCAGAGCGAACTTAGCTATCACGGCAAAAAAATTACCGAAAAAGGCGCCATTCCGGCTACGGAACTAACGACCAAAATGAACGGCAAAGACAAGATGCCTGCCAAAGTAGAAGGTACGGTCGAGTCGGTCTGCAAAGTGAAAGGCTGTTGGATGAAAGTTAAAACCGGCGATGGACAGTTCATGCGGGTGACGTTCAAAGACTACGGTTTCTTCGTTCCCAAAGACATCGTTGGTAAAACAGTTGTCGTTGCAGGCACCGCCGAAAGCACAACAACGCCCGTTGACGAACTGCGCCATTACGCTGAAGATGCCGGAAAATCGAAGGAGGAAATTGCCAAAATCACCGAACCCGAAAAAGCCCTGACCTTTGTGGCCGATGGCGTTATTGTGAAAAAATAA
- a CDS encoding M13 family metallopeptidase, producing MTGTNRVLAVGLCMLVVTACQKKEKDETPVRTSFFDKSGMDTTVLPGNDFFTYANGAWVKKTKIPDDQTGWGSFYLIYEENQKKTRSILEEAAKADAKSGSVEQKVGDFYASGMDTATINKLGYEPVKAELAKIAALTDYKQVLDYIAADETNRGGQFIGLYVAADDRQSSINRINFSQAGLSLPEKEYYTRTDEATKKVRAAFVAYIGKLFTMVGVDPASAKTKADAILEFETALAKSHKAPVELRDPVANYHKFAVSDLTKQMPNLNWRTLLNKMSLERIDTVLVAQPGYYQALDKTLPTAPISLLKDRLVFDVLDHNASLLSKAFEQASFDFNSKTLYGQPQLPERWKRIADRTDGALGEALGQLWVKKYFPAEAKERMLTLVDNLQKVYRERIEKLDWMAPETKKVALTKLDKFVKKIGYPDKWKDYSDVEVKRDDYYGNVQQARKHAYKEDFAKINQPVDRTEWGMTPPTVNAYANPTNNEVVFPAGILQFPFFDKDADDAINYGGIAMVIGHEMTHLFDDQGRQYDASGNLRDWWTKQDAERFKTKVQTVVNQYSTYTVLDNLHLNGQLTLGENLADLGGITLAYQAFKLTDQGKSTDKIDGFTPDQRFFLGFAQVWRIKVRDETERAGISTDPHSPAKFRVNGPLTNFEPFYRAFDVKPGQKLYKPEVEQAKVW from the coding sequence ATGACAGGAACGAATCGGGTTTTGGCTGTTGGCTTGTGCATGCTGGTAGTGACGGCATGCCAGAAAAAGGAAAAAGATGAAACGCCGGTACGCACATCTTTTTTTGATAAATCGGGGATGGATACAACGGTTTTGCCGGGGAACGACTTTTTTACCTATGCCAACGGAGCCTGGGTAAAGAAAACGAAAATACCCGACGACCAGACAGGCTGGGGATCATTCTACCTGATCTACGAAGAAAATCAGAAGAAAACCCGATCAATTCTTGAAGAGGCCGCAAAGGCCGATGCTAAATCGGGCAGCGTCGAACAGAAAGTGGGCGATTTCTATGCCAGTGGCATGGATACAGCTACCATTAATAAACTTGGTTACGAGCCGGTAAAAGCCGAACTCGCTAAAATTGCGGCCCTAACCGATTATAAACAAGTTCTGGATTATATTGCCGCCGACGAAACCAATCGGGGAGGGCAGTTCATCGGGCTATACGTTGCTGCCGATGATCGCCAGAGTTCGATCAATCGCATCAATTTTAGTCAGGCCGGTTTATCGTTGCCGGAGAAAGAATATTATACCCGAACCGACGAGGCAACCAAAAAAGTCCGGGCTGCTTTCGTGGCTTATATCGGCAAGCTTTTTACGATGGTTGGCGTCGATCCGGCATCGGCCAAAACCAAGGCGGATGCTATTCTTGAATTCGAAACGGCCCTCGCCAAATCGCACAAAGCCCCCGTTGAACTGCGCGATCCGGTGGCCAACTATCACAAATTCGCCGTGTCGGATCTGACGAAACAAATGCCTAACCTAAACTGGCGCACATTGCTTAACAAAATGAGTCTCGAGCGGATTGACACGGTTTTGGTCGCTCAACCCGGCTACTATCAGGCGCTGGACAAAACCCTGCCGACTGCCCCTATCAGTCTCCTGAAAGATCGCCTTGTCTTTGATGTGTTAGACCATAATGCCAGCCTGCTCAGCAAGGCGTTTGAGCAGGCAAGCTTCGACTTTAACAGCAAAACACTCTATGGTCAGCCTCAATTACCCGAACGCTGGAAACGTATTGCCGACCGTACCGATGGGGCGCTGGGGGAAGCATTAGGGCAATTATGGGTCAAAAAGTATTTCCCGGCCGAAGCCAAAGAGCGAATGTTGACGTTGGTCGACAATCTGCAAAAGGTCTATCGGGAGCGCATTGAAAAACTCGACTGGATGGCCCCCGAAACCAAAAAGGTGGCCCTCACGAAGCTGGATAAATTCGTGAAGAAAATTGGCTACCCTGACAAGTGGAAAGACTATTCAGATGTAGAGGTAAAACGTGATGATTATTATGGCAATGTTCAGCAGGCGCGGAAACATGCCTACAAGGAGGATTTTGCTAAAATCAACCAACCTGTCGATCGAACCGAATGGGGAATGACACCGCCAACTGTAAACGCGTATGCGAATCCAACCAACAACGAAGTCGTTTTTCCGGCCGGGATTTTGCAATTCCCTTTCTTCGATAAAGATGCCGACGATGCTATCAATTATGGCGGTATCGCAATGGTGATCGGCCACGAAATGACGCACCTTTTCGACGATCAGGGTCGTCAGTACGATGCCAGTGGTAACCTGCGTGACTGGTGGACCAAACAGGATGCTGAGCGATTTAAAACAAAAGTTCAGACGGTTGTCAATCAGTATAGCACCTACACCGTACTTGATAATTTACACCTGAACGGTCAGCTAACATTGGGCGAAAATCTGGCTGATCTGGGGGGTATTACACTGGCTTACCAGGCATTTAAGCTGACAGACCAGGGTAAAAGCACGGACAAGATCGACGGTTTTACGCCCGATCAACGATTCTTTCTGGGTTTTGCCCAGGTCTGGCGCATTAAGGTTCGGGACGAAACCGAGCGGGCTGGTATTTCGACGGACCCTCATTCGCCCGCCAAATTTCGGGTCAATGGGCCACTGACCAACTTTGAGCCGTTTTACCGGGCATTTGACGTAAAGCCGGGGCAGAAATTATATAAACCAGAAGTTGAGCAGGCGAAGGTCTGGTAA
- a CDS encoding FAD-dependent oxidoreductase, with the protein MSKPTLLLFFPIFCLLTFLPGFTVIKTNPALIRRADVIVYGGTSAAVIAAVQVQKMGKSVIIVSPDTHLGGLSSGGLGFTDTGNKEVIGGLSREFYQRLYQHYQKADSWKWQKKEEYGNKGQGTPAIDGNSRTMWIFEPHAAEQVFEDFVKEYHIPIYRDEWLDRSKTGITKSAGVVRSFRTMKGTVYEGKMFIDATYEGDLMAASGIKYHVGREANSVYGEKWNGVETEVFQHGHYFKANVSPYVVAGDPKSGLLPEVSPNPPGEKGDGDNKIQAYCFRMCLSNHPGNRVPFPKPAGYNANRYELLARVFATGWRETFDKFDPIPNRKTDTNNHGPFSTDYLGKNYDYPEATYQRRKQIIKDHELYQKGLMYFLSNDPRVPDDVQAKMKQWGLAKDEFTENGNWPRQLYIREARRMLGEFVMTEEDVLAKTSVPDPIGMGSYSLDAHNAQRYVKKDGYVQNEGDIGVHPDKPYSIAYGSILPKENECRNVLVPVCVSSSHIAFGSIRMEPVFMILGQSAATAAVLAIDNKVSPQKLPYEKLQAALLKDKQRLTL; encoded by the coding sequence ATGTCTAAACCCACTCTCCTACTCTTCTTCCCGATCTTTTGTTTGCTCACTTTTCTGCCGGGCTTTACCGTTATCAAAACGAATCCTGCTCTGATTCGAAGAGCCGATGTTATTGTCTATGGCGGAACGTCAGCGGCCGTGATCGCGGCCGTTCAGGTCCAGAAAATGGGCAAATCGGTCATTATCGTATCGCCCGATACCCATTTGGGTGGGTTATCGTCGGGCGGCCTGGGCTTTACCGATACGGGCAATAAAGAAGTAATTGGTGGATTATCGCGCGAATTTTACCAACGGCTCTACCAACACTACCAGAAGGCAGACTCCTGGAAATGGCAGAAAAAAGAAGAATACGGGAATAAAGGGCAAGGTACACCTGCCATCGACGGCAACTCCAGAACCATGTGGATTTTTGAACCGCATGCTGCCGAGCAGGTTTTTGAAGACTTTGTTAAAGAATATCACATTCCTATTTACCGCGACGAATGGCTGGACCGATCAAAGACCGGGATTACAAAAAGTGCGGGCGTTGTTCGTTCCTTTCGCACCATGAAGGGGACGGTTTATGAAGGGAAAATGTTTATCGACGCCACCTATGAAGGTGATCTCATGGCAGCTTCGGGCATTAAATACCACGTAGGCCGCGAAGCCAACAGTGTTTATGGTGAAAAATGGAACGGTGTAGAAACCGAAGTTTTCCAACACGGTCATTATTTCAAGGCTAACGTTAGCCCCTATGTGGTGGCAGGCGATCCGAAAAGCGGTCTTTTACCCGAAGTATCGCCCAATCCTCCGGGAGAAAAAGGCGATGGTGACAATAAGATACAGGCGTATTGCTTTCGTATGTGCCTGAGCAATCACCCCGGCAACCGGGTGCCGTTTCCCAAACCAGCGGGTTACAATGCAAATCGCTACGAGCTTTTAGCCCGCGTTTTCGCAACCGGATGGCGCGAAACTTTCGATAAGTTCGACCCGATTCCGAATCGAAAAACCGACACCAATAACCACGGTCCCTTCAGTACCGACTATCTCGGCAAAAACTACGACTACCCCGAAGCCACGTATCAGCGTCGGAAACAAATCATTAAAGATCATGAGCTATACCAGAAAGGGTTAATGTATTTTCTGTCGAACGATCCGCGCGTACCCGATGATGTACAGGCCAAAATGAAGCAATGGGGGCTGGCCAAAGATGAATTTACGGAGAATGGCAACTGGCCACGTCAGCTCTATATTCGGGAAGCCCGACGTATGCTGGGTGAATTTGTGATGACTGAAGAAGATGTGCTGGCGAAAACCAGCGTTCCCGACCCGATCGGAATGGGGTCGTACTCGCTGGATGCGCACAATGCCCAGCGATACGTCAAAAAAGACGGCTATGTGCAGAACGAAGGGGACATTGGCGTTCATCCCGACAAACCGTATTCGATAGCCTATGGCTCTATTTTACCGAAAGAAAATGAGTGCAGAAATGTGCTCGTTCCCGTTTGCGTATCCAGCTCACACATTGCTTTCGGTTCGATTCGGATGGAGCCGGTGTTTATGATTCTGGGACAATCTGCCGCTACAGCCGCGGTACTGGCCATTGACAATAAGGTGTCCCCACAAAAGCTACCCTACGAGAAACTTCAGGCAGCATTGTTAAAAGATAAGCAACGATTGACGTTATAG